The DNA region CGATCGAACGTTTCGCGAGCCACGGGTCGCCCATGAAAGGCATCGACGTACCATTTCCGGGCCGCATCGGCGTGCGCGTCGAAAGACGCCAGGAGCCTGGCCATGACACCTGACCTGAGAAAGTCATCCTTGAGCGGCTCTTTGATCACTTCCGCCGCTCCGGACGAATCAGCCAGGGAAACCAAAGCAACAAACAAGCCGCCGATGGCGAGTTTTCGTCGACGAAAGGTCATGGCTCACGACTCCGGCAGATGCGCTGATTGGCGCGGGTTGTCATGCGCAGAAAACCGGCCTCATCGGACGCCATTGAGCCAAGCGTCTGAGTCGCGACCAGTTGCGCCTCGATGATTTCGGCGTGGACCGCCCAGTCAGCCGCCTCGTCGGCATAGGCGCCGGCCCAGACAGGACGAACATCGGCGAAGTGGGCGATCAATCGCGCAGCCTGGTCGAAATGGGCAAAGTCGTCGGGAGACGCCGCAAGCTCGGTGGCACGCCTTGCCCGATACCAGCGGTACACGGCACGATCTGTTGCATCCAGAAAGCAGATGGGCCGATCAAGTCGTTCCGGTGTGAGGCCCGCTTGCCCCGGATCATGGCTACCGTCGGTATGGCATGCGGAATAACCGGGTCGGCTGCCATGCCAGGCTGCCGCGGTTCGCGCCACGCGTAGTGGCGTCGGAATGGCGATGGCGCCATTGATGTCACCCGGGGGAACGCCCAGTTGGGCCACTGTGAGTTCCATTCGCAGGATGTCTGCCAGGTAGGAAAGGTCTTGTTCGGTGAGATCGGCCAGCGTGGTCGCGGACCAGAAGTGCGCGAGCGTGGCCCGGCGAATGCCGTACCGCTCCGGATCATCCATCGAGTCCGACCATCGGCTGAGCGTTGCGATGGAGAGCGCCAGCTGTGCGCCGAGCGTCGACAGTTCGGCGCCACTCAAAGCCATCGCCTTTTCGAGTATGTCCGGCCCGATATCCGCCTTGAACAGGTTGAAGCGCGCGTTATCGTCAAACGGTTCGACGTGATACCAGCCAAACGGCTGCGAGGTGACCTTGCGCATATCGGTGGGAAGCGCCTTATACAGCCCGAGATTCCAGGCGATCATTCGATTGACACCGGCGTCGATCGGGAAGGATCCAGACTCATCACTCTGCACCCGGGGACTCCGGGGCCAGACAAGGGTTGGATGCAAGCCCGTACCTTCGCTATAAGCCAACCCCTCGCGCGGGTTTCCTGTCCGAGGGATGTACTCGTTCGCCGCCAGAGCGACGGGAGCGGCGAGGTCGCTGTAGATCGAGTCGGGCGTCTCGAGGTATTCACTACGCCAGACTTCATCGGAGTGAAACGGAGATCTCGTTGTCGGACCGCCCTGCCCCGCGCGTTTCAATGAAAGCAGGGTCCACCGGGCGTGATGATCGCCGCGGATGAATTCCTCGTGGATGAGCCCCTGACTTCGGGCATCCGCGACGGACGCCGCCAACAGCGCAAGCAGAGGTACGCAGGCTTTCGCCGCTGTGACGACCTTCATGGTCGAGCGCATAAATGACCTCCTTGGTAGAGGCGGTCATTCCATCGATTTTCGTGCGAACGGACCATCGGGCGAGCCCGCGGAGAAGTGTAGGCACGACGGTGCAACCAACGAGGTTGGGAACTACGTACCCCGCGGCTTCGCCCGATGCGTCGCCGTGGCCGTCCACGGATCATCCGGCCACGGATGGCGGGGATACCGGCCCTTCAGTTCTTTCTTCACTTCCGGATACGTACGATTCCAGAAGCCCGCCAGATCCTGCGTCACCTGGATAGGTCGGCCTGCTGGCGAAAGCAGATGAAGCATCACGGCGATACGCCCATCGCCAACGCGCGGCGTGTCGGCAAGGCCGAACAGCTCCTGCAGCTTGACCGCGAGCACGGGCGGAGCGCCAGGCTCATCATCGCGTTCACCGTATTCCAGTCGCCGTGTCATGCCGCTGGGGACTTTCAGTTCTTCCGGTGCATGCGCGTCAAGCGCGCGGCGCTGTTCGTAGTCGAGCATCGCGCCGAGCGCCTCGGACAGTTCCGCCGCCTGGAGCGCATCCAGACGGCGCTTGCCGGAGAGGTACGGTGACAGCCACCCATCCATCGAGGTGAGCAAGGCGTCATCGTCGACGTCGGGCAGCCCCAGCTCGGGTCGCCATACGCGCAAGGCGCCGATACGTGCCCGAAGGCGGCGCGCTGCATCGCTCCACGGCAGCGAGGAGATACCTCGCGAGCGTATCGCGGCGAGCAGCGCGGGGATGGCATCGTCGGCACGCATCGGCAGGGGCTTTCGCGATATCGGCAATGCGTCGAAGCGGCGCTCCTCGAACGCTTCGGCGATCTGCCGCGTATCGTCCCAGCGCAGCACACGCTCGGTGACGAAGCGTCCGGCATGGTCGCGCTCGAGAACGTCGGGGTCGAACGGCGCGCCTGCGTAGATCAGGCTGTCACGCGCTTCGAGCCGCAGGTCGAGGACGACGATCCATGGTTCGCCGTGCAGCGCACTGTTCTCGTGCAGTCGTGCGCCGCGCCCGTTGGCAAGGAGGTAGCGTGACGCCTGCGACTCCTCTCTCCGGGCGACCCGGTCGGGAAAGGCATGCACGAGCAGATCGCCGACCGTATGCGTGTCGGGCACACCACTGGCCGCGGTACGCACGTCGAGCCGTCGGCGCCAACCCGAGGCCGCCTTCTCGATCGCTGCCAGCGCACCGATATCCGCCGAGCCGGCGCGCGCACCCCGCGCGCCCGCATCGCGCCACAGGTGCAGGGCCGCGACACGGTGACGGAAATCGTCGCTGCGAGCCTGCTCGCCGCGCAACGGCGAGCGCGCTTCCACCAGGGCGAGCAGATCGGCCACCAGCGACCGCAACGCCGTGGGCGCGCGCAAGGCCGCCGCGGCGAGCCGGGGCGTGGCTCCAAGGGCCAGCATGTCGCGCCCAAGCCGCGTCATCGCCGACGCGTCATCGAGCGCGCCAAGCCGCCGAAGAAGGTCGCGGGCCTGACTCATGGTCCCCACCGGCGGCGCATCCAGCCACGGCAAGGCGTCGCTGCCCCATCCGGCAAGCTCCAGCGCCAGGCCGGACAACTCCGTATGGTCGATCTCGGCCGAGCGTGAGGGCTCGAGGCGGCGACTCTGCGGCCATA from Luteibacter mycovicinus includes:
- the hrpB gene encoding ATP-dependent helicase HrpB; the encoded protein is MTSSFPISPLLPEIVASLDRRPRLVLEAPPGAGKTTQVPLALLHAPWLAGQRIIMLEPRRIAARAAASFMAAQLGEDVGGTVGYRIRFESRTGPRTRIEVVTEGILSRMIQDDPSLDGIGAILFDEFHERHLAGDLGAALALDVQAGLRPDLRLMVMSATLDGERIAQWFDAPRISSPGRSFPVRIEHVAARVQETTEQHLARAVVQALAENDGDVLAFLPGRREIERARGLIERRDEHVEVVALHGELSLAEQQLALTPADPGTRRVVLATNVAESSVTLPGIRAVVDAGLAREPRFDPNSGFARLETVNISQASADQRAGRAGRVAEGTAYRLWPQSRRLEPSRSAEIDHTELSGLALELAGWGSDALPWLDAPPVGTMSQARDLLRRLGALDDASAMTRLGRDMLALGATPRLAAAALRAPTALRSLVADLLALVEARSPLRGEQARSDDFRHRVAALHLWRDAGARGARAGSADIGALAAIEKAASGWRRRLDVRTAASGVPDTHTVGDLLVHAFPDRVARREESQASRYLLANGRGARLHENSALHGEPWIVVLDLRLEARDSLIYAGAPFDPDVLERDHAGRFVTERVLRWDDTRQIAEAFEERRFDALPISRKPLPMRADDAIPALLAAIRSRGISSLPWSDAARRLRARIGALRVWRPELGLPDVDDDALLTSMDGWLSPYLSGKRRLDALQAAELSEALGAMLDYEQRRALDAHAPEELKVPSGMTRRLEYGERDDEPGAPPVLAVKLQELFGLADTPRVGDGRIAVMLHLLSPAGRPIQVTQDLAGFWNRTYPEVKKELKGRYPRHPWPDDPWTATATHRAKPRGT